The following is a genomic window from Desulfofarcimen acetoxidans DSM 771.
TCCAACAGCCAGTTTGACAACGGCAGGGATTTGATAGATATTACTTTATTTAGTGATACTCAGGGAGTAGATTCACTGGCTGCTATTCAGCGCCTGACAGTGCCCAACGCACTGGGGGAACAAGTTCCATTATACCAGCTGGCTGAAATTCATCCTTCCTTTTCAATGCCGTCTATAAGCCACCGAAACCTGTCTCGTGTGGTGACAGTGACAGCTGACGTGAAAGGCCGCACCGCCACAGATGTCATAAAAGAGCTTACCCCGCTTTTAAATAAGGTTAAGCTGCCGGAAGGCTATCAGTATGAGATTGCCGGAGAGACTTCGGAGCAATCGGATATATTTATTGATATGGGCAAGCTCTCCGTAATTGTATTTTTCTTAATCATAATCTTAATTACTTTACAGTTTTATTCTTTATCCATACCGTTTTTGGTCATGAGTACCATATTCCTGGCTTTTGCCGGAAGCTTAATCGGTTTATTTATTACCAGAACTCCGCTCGGCTTCATGACCATGATGGGTGTAATAAGTTTGACAGGAATTGTAGTACGTAACGGTATCATACTGGTGGAATTTATTGAAAATGCCAGGCATGAAGGAATGGAACTGGTGGAAGCCGTTATTTCCGCCGGTGAATCCCGCTTGCGTCCGATTCTTTTAACTTCCGCTACTGCTATAGCCGGTTTAATGCCGCTGGCTGTTGCAGGTGATGTGCTTTTCAGACCGCTGGCTGTAACAATAATGTCAGGATTATTTTTTTCCACCATGCTTACGCTGATTATTGTGCCTTCTTTTTATACCGTTCTTGCTCAAATCAAAATAAGAAGAGCACAGAAAGCTTTAGTCTGACATTTTTCCGACACAAAAAAGTGTTAAAATATAGTGATAAGAAATTGGTTTTAAAAAATTTAAAAGCCCCGGTTATAGCCGGGGTTTTTGGTGTTAAATATTAGCGTCAGGGGGTAGCTATGCAGACACTGATGGTAGTGGAGGATGAGACTCCAATAGCTCTTGTACTCAGGGCATATCTGGAAAAGGCCGGCTTTAGTACATACATAGCTGCAGATGGGGAGGAAGCCCTGCTTAAGTTTTCAGAAATCAATCCTTCATTGCTGCTGCTGGATTTAATGTTGCCGGGACAGGACGGGCTAAGTGTGTTGGAGAAGATTCGCAAAACCAGTACCTGTCCGGTTATTGTAATTACTGCCAGGGGGGCTGTTAAAGATCGCCTGCAGGGCTTTCACTTGGGAGCTGATGATTACATCGCAAAACCCTTTGACCCTGATGAAGTGGTGGCCCGGGTGAAAGCCGTGCTGCGAAGGCCGGCGCGAATTGTAGAGGCCGATCTGGTCCAATTCGGCCATTTGACTGTAGACTTTACATCTTGCAATGCGGTGTTAAAAGGGAGAAATATCAGCTTAGCCAGAAGGGACTGGGACTTGTTGTCCTTTCTGGTGCGCCATCCCAACCAGGTTTTCAGCCGAACCCAGCTTCTGGATTATGTCTGGGGTATTGATTATGACGGGGGAGATCGCGCTGTAGACGTGGCGGTTAAAAGGTTGCGGCAGGCATTGAAGGATTGGCCGTCGTCTGAAGGGGAGATAGCTACCGTGAGAGGAACGGGGTATATGTTAAGTGTTAAACAGAAGTAGCAAGAAAGATATAAAAACCGTACCCTTATTAACCTATTGGACACGCTTTTATTTTCTGGTGCTGATGTCCTGCCTGTTGCTGCTGGCTGTCATTGCCGTTATCTGGATCAGGCTGACTGTCTATGATAATCGTTACCAGATTTTAGAAGTAAGGGCTGAAAAGCTGGCTGAAATTTATGAAGATACTGCCGGACAAAACTTGTTGCCCAGAAATATGAACCGCACAAGAGAAATACGTTCGGAACTGTTCCTGGTGCAGATAGTGGATCGCGCCGGAAATATTCAAACCATCAGGAAAGATAAAGCCAGCAACAAAAATGCGGCAGCGATAAACAATCTGTCTAAACTGAATGGTCAAATATTGGCCGGGCAAAAGATTCGTGAGCAATTTAAAATTGGCAATCTCACCTGGCTGCGAGTAGGTGTGCCTTTATATCAAAAAGGAATAATCACCGGTGCTTTATATATAAGTATTCCGGCGAGCGGTTTGCTGGCAGATTTACACTTTATGCATATTTCCATATTTTTAATTATTGCTATTATCGTGCTGGCGGGCTGGCTGGTATTGTATTTTCTATCTCGAAAGCTTACCCGTCCTCTGCTGGCAATTGCCGGGGCTGCGCAGGCAATTGCCTCCGGTCATTATGAACCTCGTCTGCCTCAAAATCTGAAGGAGCGTGAACTGCAGCAGCTTGTGACGTCTTTTAGTGATATGGCCTTTCAATTAAAGCAGCTGGAGCGCATGAGAGCGGATCTCCTGGCAGGTGTATCACATGAACTGCGTACGCCTGTTACCTCTATCCGGGGGATGATTCAGGCGGTGCATGGTAAAGTTGTGACTGGACCGGAAGCAGACGAGTTTTTGTATATTTCGTTAAATGAATCAATTAGATTGCAGCAAATGGTTGAGGATTTACTGGATTTTTCTACATTTGAAGCAGGTGCGGAACCTATTGAAAAAGAATACTTTAATTTATTAGGCTT
Proteins encoded in this region:
- a CDS encoding sensor histidine kinase, which produces MLNRSSKKDIKTVPLLTYWTRFYFLVLMSCLLLLAVIAVIWIRLTVYDNRYQILEVRAEKLAEIYEDTAGQNLLPRNMNRTREIRSELFLVQIVDRAGNIQTIRKDKASNKNAAAINNLSKLNGQILAGQKIREQFKIGNLTWLRVGVPLYQKGIITGALYISIPASGLLADLHFMHISIFLIIAIIVLAGWLVLYFLSRKLTRPLLAIAGAAQAIASGHYEPRLPQNLKERELQQLVTSFSDMAFQLKQLERMRADLLAGVSHELRTPVTSIRGMIQAVHGKVVTGPEADEFLYISLNESIRLQQMVEDLLDFSTFEAGAEPIEKEYFNLLGLLDEVICQVSILAGYEQISFDRKGLDQEVWMTGDRGRLRQVFLNLFSNSQKASATVIKIVLRVGEDNIEIDVEDNGKGIEEADREYIFERFYRGQGKKMKPRGLGLGLTVSRMLSRAHGGDLFLLRTSSEGSVFCLTLPL
- a CDS encoding response regulator transcription factor; its protein translation is MQTLMVVEDETPIALVLRAYLEKAGFSTYIAADGEEALLKFSEINPSLLLLDLMLPGQDGLSVLEKIRKTSTCPVIVITARGAVKDRLQGFHLGADDYIAKPFDPDEVVARVKAVLRRPARIVEADLVQFGHLTVDFTSCNAVLKGRNISLARRDWDLLSFLVRHPNQVFSRTQLLDYVWGIDYDGGDRAVDVAVKRLRQALKDWPSSEGEIATVRGTGYMLSVKQK